In Necator americanus strain Aroian chromosome IV, whole genome shotgun sequence, the following proteins share a genomic window:
- a CDS encoding hypothetical protein (NECATOR_CHRIV.G15777.T3), whose protein sequence is MVAQKISTDEINSKPNGDKIQDDDDVDDDSLSVDLEDVVHDDLIGDLLIRLLSSPLIDDPHWVKHEGNKNVEAPAFLNFHISYEEIVHLCDLASKSFLEQPALIHIERNDLPLHIVADLHGDYVDRGVQGIEVITLLFCLKIRYPYQVRTRKQEDKNKIRDNESSRLPKRKRTRMAICTYNARMLASEAAIEDLMMQAKKIKFDVIGLTKTRRHPLNAVYETGEELFLGTCDSRGVGGVSVLVNTSMAKNDSFEQLTTRIGRLRMRRCGPTPALTIFFAYAPTSSYDEEDVEAFHMDLEKFYREDHAFYKVIIGDFNAKVGLRRTPKELHIGTHGLHWNNQEERLSEFIMTTKTIHGNSQFQKPSSLRWESPSGEYRNEIDHIIVNRRLCLTDVGVVPKFYTGSDHRLFRGKFSFTRRAEKAAKFRGRNPRTIINWDLFATLAGFWEDSAMDNIDEEYDREAIKEDLKERRAEVLAEAAEAGKSIRYARRDIPSRKTRMTALQNPKGTTIASRRGMEKIIHDFYSDLFDSHVHLPPHHLREDGHVIPEVLPSEIRHAIMSVRNRTAPSPDRIRPKQLKNLPPVLINTWRGSLHVTCRNARIEKVLDEGQPCEQAGFRKGFSTIDHIHTVSKPIEASREYKMPLCLTFIESKKGLRLS, encoded by the exons ATGGTCGcgcagaaaatttcaacagaTGAA ATCAATTCAAAACCGAATGGAGACAAGATACAAGATGATGACGACGTCGATGATGACTCATTATCG GTAGATCTCGAGGACGTCGTACATGATGATCTTATTGGTGACCTACTCATTCGGCTGCTGAGCTCTCCATTAATCGATGACCCTCATTGGGTCAAACATGAAGGAAACAA AAATGTGGAAGCGCCAGCATTCCTTAACTTCCACATCTCCTACGAAGAAATCGTCCATTTGTGCGATTTAGCGTCTAAGTCTTTTTTGGAGCAGCCTGCACTTATCCACATTGAAAG GAACGATCTTCCTCTTCATATCGTCGCAGACCTACATG gtGATTACGTAGACAGAGGCGTACAG GGCATCGAAGTCATAACGCTGCTTTTCTGCTTGAAAATTCGGTATCCTTACCAGGTGAGAACTCGAAAGCAAGAAGATA aaaataagataAGAGACAATGAGTCaagtaggctaccgaaacggaaaaggactaggatggcgatctgtacttataacgcacgtatgcttgcatcggaagcggccatcgaagatctgatgatgcaagctaagaagatcaagttcgacgtcatcggactgaccaaGACgagacgtcaccctctcaacgccgtatatgaaactggagaagaactgtttttaggaacatgcgacagtagaggtgttggagGAGTtagcgtcctcgtcaacacgagtatggcaaagaacgactctttcgaacaacttacgacccgaatcggacgtctgcggatgagaagatgtggtccaacaccagctttgactatcttcttCGCTTACGccccaacatcaagctacgatgaagaagaTGTCGAAGCTTTccatatggacctggagaagttctatcgagaagatcatgctttctacaaggtcataattggcgatttcaacgccaaagttggcctaAGAAGAACGCCgaaggaacttcacatcggaacccacggcctacaTTGGAACAACCAGgaggagaggctctccgagttcatcatgacgactaagaccatccatgggaactcgcaattccagaagccctcctctctacgctgggaGTCACCCAGTGGAGAgtatcgtaatgaaatagaccacatcatcgtcaatagaaggctctgcctgacggacgtcggtgttgtaccaaagttctatacgggatcggaccatcgcctcttccgaggaaaattttccttcacaaggagagcagagaaggccgccaagttcagaggaagaaatcccagaactatcatcaactgggatctcttcgctacgttagccggcttttgggaagattccgcaatggacaacatcgacgaggagtATGACCG agaggcgataaaggaagaccttaaagagagaagagcagaagtgctggctgaagctgcagaggcggggaaaagcatccgctatgcccgtcgagacatccccagtcgcaagacaaggatgactgctctccaaaacccgaagggaacaaccattgcatcgagaagggggatggagaaaatcattcacgacttctactccgatctcttcgacagccatgtccacttgcctcctcaccatctgagggaagacggacatgtcattccagaggttctcccgtccgaaatacgacatgctatcatgtcggtacgaaatcgtacggcacccagtcccgacagaataagaccaaaacaactgaagaaccttccgccagtactcatcaacacctggcgaggctctttacacgttacctgtcggaatgcaag gattgaaaaagtcttggatgaaggacagccatgcgagcaagcagggtttcgaaaaggattcagcacgattgaccacattcacactgtttcgaaacccATCGAGgcatcacgagagtacaagatgccgctctgtctcaccttcatcgagtCAAaaaaaggccttcgactcagttga
- a CDS encoding hypothetical protein (NECATOR_CHRIV.G15777.T2), producing MVAQKISTDEINSKPNGDKIQDDDDVDDDSLSVDLEDVVHDDLIGDLLIRLLSSPLIDDPHWVKHEGNKNVEAPAFLNFHISYEEIVHLCDLASKSFLEQPALIHIERNDLPLHIVADLHGNLPQVLRDYVDRGVQGIEVITLLFCLKIRYPYQVRTRKQEDKNKIRDNESSRLPKRKRTRMAICTYNARMLASEAAIEDLMMQAKKIKFDVIGLTKTRRHPLNAVYETGEELFLGTCDSRGVGGVSVLVNTSMAKNDSFEQLTTRIGRLRMRRCGPTPALTIFFAYAPTSSYDEEDVEAFHMDLEKFYREDHAFYKVIIGDFNAKVGLRRTPKELHIGTHGLHWNNQEERLSEFIMTTKTIHGNSQFQKPSSLRWESPSGEYRNEIDHIIVNRRLCLTDVGVVPKFYTGSDHRLFRGKFSFTRRAEKAAKFRGRNPRTIINWDLFATLAGFWEDSAMDNIDEEYDREAIKEDLKERRAEVLAEAAEAGKSIRYARRDIPSRKTRMTALQNPKGTTIASRRGMEKIIHDFYSDLFDSHVHLPPHHLREDGHVIPEVLPSEIRHAIMSVRNRTAPSPDRIRPKQLKNLPPVLINTWRGSLHVTCRNARIEKVLDEGQPCEQAGFRKGFSTIDHIHTVSKPIEASREYKMPLCLTFIESKKGLRLS from the exons ATGGTCGcgcagaaaatttcaacagaTGAA ATCAATTCAAAACCGAATGGAGACAAGATACAAGATGATGACGACGTCGATGATGACTCATTATCG GTAGATCTCGAGGACGTCGTACATGATGATCTTATTGGTGACCTACTCATTCGGCTGCTGAGCTCTCCATTAATCGATGACCCTCATTGGGTCAAACATGAAGGAAACAA AAATGTGGAAGCGCCAGCATTCCTTAACTTCCACATCTCCTACGAAGAAATCGTCCATTTGTGCGATTTAGCGTCTAAGTCTTTTTTGGAGCAGCCTGCACTTATCCACATTGAAAG GAACGATCTTCCTCTTCATATCGTCGCAGACCTACATGGTAACCTACCGCAAGTCTTAC gtGATTACGTAGACAGAGGCGTACAG GGCATCGAAGTCATAACGCTGCTTTTCTGCTTGAAAATTCGGTATCCTTACCAGGTGAGAACTCGAAAGCAAGAAGATA aaaataagataAGAGACAATGAGTCaagtaggctaccgaaacggaaaaggactaggatggcgatctgtacttataacgcacgtatgcttgcatcggaagcggccatcgaagatctgatgatgcaagctaagaagatcaagttcgacgtcatcggactgaccaaGACgagacgtcaccctctcaacgccgtatatgaaactggagaagaactgtttttaggaacatgcgacagtagaggtgttggagGAGTtagcgtcctcgtcaacacgagtatggcaaagaacgactctttcgaacaacttacgacccgaatcggacgtctgcggatgagaagatgtggtccaacaccagctttgactatcttcttCGCTTACGccccaacatcaagctacgatgaagaagaTGTCGAAGCTTTccatatggacctggagaagttctatcgagaagatcatgctttctacaaggtcataattggcgatttcaacgccaaagttggcctaAGAAGAACGCCgaaggaacttcacatcggaacccacggcctacaTTGGAACAACCAGgaggagaggctctccgagttcatcatgacgactaagaccatccatgggaactcgcaattccagaagccctcctctctacgctgggaGTCACCCAGTGGAGAgtatcgtaatgaaatagaccacatcatcgtcaatagaaggctctgcctgacggacgtcggtgttgtaccaaagttctatacgggatcggaccatcgcctcttccgaggaaaattttccttcacaaggagagcagagaaggccgccaagttcagaggaagaaatcccagaactatcatcaactgggatctcttcgctacgttagccggcttttgggaagattccgcaatggacaacatcgacgaggagtATGACCG agaggcgataaaggaagaccttaaagagagaagagcagaagtgctggctgaagctgcagaggcggggaaaagcatccgctatgcccgtcgagacatccccagtcgcaagacaaggatgactgctctccaaaacccgaagggaacaaccattgcatcgagaagggggatggagaaaatcattcacgacttctactccgatctcttcgacagccatgtccacttgcctcctcaccatctgagggaagacggacatgtcattccagaggttctcccgtccgaaatacgacatgctatcatgtcggtacgaaatcgtacggcacccagtcccgacagaataagaccaaaacaactgaagaaccttccgccagtactcatcaacacctggcgaggctctttacacgttacctgtcggaatgcaag gattgaaaaagtcttggatgaaggacagccatgcgagcaagcagggtttcgaaaaggattcagcacgattgaccacattcacactgtttcgaaacccATCGAGgcatcacgagagtacaagatgccgctctgtctcaccttcatcgagtCAAaaaaaggccttcgactcagttga
- a CDS encoding hypothetical protein (NECATOR_CHRIV.G15777.T1), producing the protein MVAQKISTDEINSKPNGDKIQDDDDVDDDSLSVDLEDVVHDDLIGDLLIRLLSSPLIDDPHWVKHEGNKNVEAPAFLNFHISYEEIVHLCDLASKSFLEQPALIHIERNDLPLHIVADLHGDYVDRGVQGIEVITLLFCLKIRYPYQMHHFTFDLHWYDARINSSAGVNTVSFTHLNYGYEET; encoded by the exons ATGGTCGcgcagaaaatttcaacagaTGAA ATCAATTCAAAACCGAATGGAGACAAGATACAAGATGATGACGACGTCGATGATGACTCATTATCG GTAGATCTCGAGGACGTCGTACATGATGATCTTATTGGTGACCTACTCATTCGGCTGCTGAGCTCTCCATTAATCGATGACCCTCATTGGGTCAAACATGAAGGAAACAA AAATGTGGAAGCGCCAGCATTCCTTAACTTCCACATCTCCTACGAAGAAATCGTCCATTTGTGCGATTTAGCGTCTAAGTCTTTTTTGGAGCAGCCTGCACTTATCCACATTGAAAG GAACGATCTTCCTCTTCATATCGTCGCAGACCTACATG gtGATTACGTAGACAGAGGCGTACAG GGCATCGAAGTCATAACGCTGCTTTTCTGCTTGAAAATTCGGTATCCTTACCAG ATGCATCATTTCACATTTGATTTGCACTGGTATGACGCACGTATTAATTCCTCAGCAGGTGTGAACACTGTCTCGTTCACTCATCTAAACTATGGCTACGAAGAGACGTGA
- a CDS encoding hypothetical protein (NECATOR_CHRIV.G15778.T1) — MAICTYNARMLASEAAIEDLMMQAKKIKFDVIGLTKTRRHPLNAVYETGEELFLGTCDSRGVGGVSVLVNTSMAKNDSFEQLTTRIGRLRMRRCGPTPALTIFFAYAPTSSYDEEDVEAFHMDLEKFYREDHAFYKVIIGDFNAKVGLRRTPKELHIGTHGLHWNNQEERLSEFIMTTKTIHGNSQFQKPSSLRWESPSGEYRNEIDHIIVNRRLCLTDVGVVPKFYTGSDHRLFRGKFSFTRRAEKAAKFRGRNPRTIINWDLFATLAGFWEDSAMDNIDEEYDRFVGHLHDCAKKAESFETTKRRLSLETHELIRQRGAA; from the coding sequence atggcgatctgtacttataacgcacgtatgcttgcatcggaagcggccatcgaagatctgatgatgcaagctaagaagatcaagttcgacgtcatcggactgaccaaGACgagacgtcaccctctcaacgccgtatatgaaactggagaagaactgtttttaggaacatgcgacagtagaggtgttggagGAGTtagcgtcctcgtcaacacgagtatggcaaagaacgactctttcgaacaacttacgacccgaatcggacgtctgcggatgagaagatgtggtccaacaccagctttgactatcttcttCGCTTACGccccaacatcaagctacgatgaagaagaTGTCGAAGCTTTccatatggacctggagaagttctatcgagaagatcatgctttctacaaggtcataattggcgatttcaacgccaaagttggcctaAGAAGAACGCCgaaggaacttcacatcggaacccacggcctacaTTGGAACAACCAGgaggagaggctctccgagttcatcatgacgactaagaccatccatgggaactcgcaattccagaagccctcctctctacgctgggaGTCACCCAGTGGAGAgtatcgtaatgaaatagaccacatcatcgtcaatagaaggctctgcctgacggacgtcggtgttgtaccaaagttctatacgggatcggaccatcgcctcttccgaggaaaattttccttcacaaggagagcagagaaggccgccaagttcagaggaagaaatcccagaactatcatcaactgggatctcttcgctacgttagccggcttttgggaagattccgcaatggacaacatcgacgaggagtATGACCGGTTTGTTggacaccttcacgactgcgcgaagaaggctgagagttttgaaaccaccaagaggcgcctgtctcttgaaactcatgagctgatacgccagcgtggagcagcatga
- a CDS encoding hypothetical protein (NECATOR_CHRIV.G15779.T1): protein MRKLEWDDMRVKVDGRQLHHLRFAHDIVLITPNISQAERMLTEFNETCGCIGLQLNLDKTMFMRTGWVSDVR, encoded by the coding sequence atgcgaaagttggaatgggacgacatgagAGTGAAGGTcgacggtcggcagctacaccatttgcgctttgctcatgacatcgtactgataacacctaacatcagccaagcggaacgaatgctgaccgaattcaacgaaacatgtggatgcatcggtcttcagctgaatctagacaagacgatgttcatgcggaccGGATGGGTTTCGGATGTccgatga